From a single Lentisphaera profundi genomic region:
- a CDS encoding VWA domain-containing protein, which yields MTLTTYTPLLWLALLIPLAYFIYTSLVTRPLKKRFAANSFRILAIISVILALCHPYFSSSSKDLHVVYLVDVSQSIDLEDAKKALASIEKNIAVLKANDSYSLYMFANGVKKISPSNLSKTLNDWSTKFADDEFRSQSSIGSALEVVKMVYPANKIKKLLLFSDGVSTGDKVLSSIASLKDEQIEISFSDLQKIQRPEISVVSLKTSTPISYRGEVVRMSATVLSNYSTKAQVKFISQGVIVHTVDIALEKDKEKQINFQVTSNETTSGIWEAEIAAPKDYFPINNIARCSLIMQGEAKVLALHKTPSKLRELKKALAKQGVSMDVRGKYGLPASLQDLNEFDAIMFANIEATSLSSRQMDNVRKYVTEFGGGLIMTGSENSFGLGGYYKTPIEEVLPVTSRYEKEKEQPSLALMLIIDKSGSMGGAPIALAREASKAAVELLSSRDQVAVIAFDGNAKLVSDLTSAANKGDVLSQIDGIGAGGGTNLYPAMAMGRDMLGLASSKIKHMIVLSDGQSQGGDFEGVTSELSEMGVTVSTVSLGQGAAVDLMAAIAQIGNGRAYVTNNAEEMPRIFTKETMEASRSAIKEEPFIPIKINDSDYLQGINIDETPLLLGYVMTKLKASAQIQLLTENGDPLLASGRYGLGQSVAFTSDTTELWAGEWLEWNNFGKFWAQVIRSIVRNKSAQGFTSELLASDKEMNLQIYRSNENGTPENHISWEATLMDNNGKVQPLTIQQTGFGTYQSYFAKPKDENYTIRLHDQTNNRIKTLSQISAYPKEYLLASNKADIFDKLTPLNDQSFTEKREAIQTQESALNIFALFALISIILSTLFRRI from the coding sequence ATGACTCTCACCACTTACACTCCCCTGCTCTGGCTAGCACTCTTAATTCCTTTAGCCTATTTTATTTATACTAGCTTAGTGACCCGCCCGCTTAAAAAACGCTTCGCGGCTAATAGCTTTCGGATCTTAGCCATCATTTCTGTGATCTTAGCCCTCTGTCACCCTTATTTTTCGAGTTCTTCAAAAGATCTCCACGTGGTTTACTTAGTAGATGTCTCACAATCAATTGATTTAGAGGATGCCAAAAAAGCTCTTGCTTCCATCGAAAAGAATATCGCAGTCCTAAAAGCCAATGATTCTTATTCACTCTACATGTTTGCCAATGGCGTCAAAAAAATAAGTCCTAGTAATTTGAGCAAGACACTCAATGACTGGAGCACTAAATTTGCTGATGATGAATTCAGAAGTCAATCCTCTATTGGTTCAGCACTCGAAGTCGTCAAAATGGTCTATCCCGCCAATAAAATCAAAAAACTCTTGCTCTTTTCAGATGGTGTCTCCACCGGCGATAAAGTGCTCTCATCTATTGCGAGTCTGAAAGATGAACAAATCGAGATTAGCTTTTCCGACTTACAAAAAATCCAACGCCCCGAAATTTCAGTCGTTTCACTTAAGACCAGTACACCCATTTCCTATCGTGGTGAAGTGGTGAGAATGAGCGCTACCGTGCTGAGTAATTATAGCACCAAAGCACAAGTGAAATTCATTTCTCAGGGTGTGATTGTTCATACTGTCGATATTGCGCTTGAGAAAGATAAAGAAAAGCAAATCAATTTTCAGGTCACAAGTAACGAAACCACGAGTGGCATTTGGGAAGCCGAAATCGCCGCACCCAAGGATTACTTCCCGATTAATAATATCGCTCGTTGCTCACTCATCATGCAAGGAGAAGCCAAAGTTCTCGCACTGCATAAGACTCCAAGTAAATTACGGGAACTCAAAAAAGCTCTTGCTAAGCAAGGTGTTTCCATGGATGTTCGCGGTAAATACGGTCTCCCTGCCTCTCTTCAAGATCTCAATGAATTCGACGCCATCATGTTTGCCAATATCGAAGCCACAAGTTTAAGTTCTCGTCAAATGGATAACGTCCGTAAATACGTCACTGAATTTGGTGGTGGCTTAATTATGACCGGTTCAGAAAATAGTTTTGGCCTCGGCGGATATTACAAAACTCCCATTGAGGAAGTTTTACCCGTCACTTCTCGTTATGAAAAAGAAAAAGAGCAACCCTCTTTAGCTTTAATGCTCATCATCGATAAATCCGGCAGCATGGGCGGCGCTCCTATTGCTTTAGCCCGTGAAGCCTCAAAAGCTGCGGTGGAACTGCTCTCTTCCCGCGATCAAGTTGCGGTCATCGCATTTGATGGCAATGCCAAACTCGTTTCAGATTTAACTTCCGCCGCCAATAAAGGCGACGTCCTCTCACAAATTGACGGCATTGGCGCTGGTGGCGGCACTAACCTTTATCCCGCAATGGCCATGGGCAGAGATATGCTCGGCCTTGCCAGTTCCAAAATCAAACACATGATTGTCTTAAGTGATGGCCAAAGCCAAGGTGGCGATTTCGAGGGTGTCACTTCTGAACTCTCCGAAATGGGCGTCACGGTCTCCACGGTCTCATTAGGTCAGGGGGCCGCAGTAGATTTAATGGCGGCCATTGCTCAAATTGGCAATGGTCGTGCTTACGTCACCAATAATGCCGAAGAAATGCCACGCATCTTCACCAAAGAAACCATGGAAGCTTCTCGCTCCGCCATCAAAGAAGAGCCCTTTATACCCATAAAAATCAATGACTCGGATTACCTGCAGGGTATCAATATCGACGAAACTCCGCTTTTGCTTGGTTATGTCATGACCAAGCTAAAAGCGAGTGCGCAAATCCAGCTGCTTACCGAAAACGGTGATCCCTTGCTCGCCTCAGGTCGCTATGGCTTAGGCCAATCAGTTGCCTTCACTTCGGATACCACTGAGCTCTGGGCAGGTGAATGGCTTGAATGGAATAACTTTGGTAAATTTTGGGCGCAAGTAATTCGCTCCATTGTTCGCAACAAATCAGCTCAGGGCTTCACGAGTGAACTCCTGGCTAGTGACAAAGAAATGAACTTACAAATTTATCGTAGTAATGAAAATGGCACTCCCGAAAATCACATCTCATGGGAAGCCACCCTCATGGATAACAATGGCAAAGTTCAGCCCCTTACGATTCAACAAACTGGCTTCGGTACTTACCAAAGTTATTTTGCTAAACCCAAAGATGAAAACTACACCATTCGCCTCCATGATCAGACTAATAATCGCATCAAAACCCTCAGTCAAATATCCGCCTACCCAAAAGAATATTTACTCGCCTCCAATAAAGCGGATATCTTTGATAAACTCACACCCCTTAATGATCAATCATTCACAGAAAAACGCGAAGCCATCCAAACTCAAGAAAGTGCTCTTAATATCTTTGCCCTCTTCGCTTTAATCAGTATCATTTTAAGCACCCTATTCCGTCGAATTTAA
- a CDS encoding glycoside hydrolase family 18 protein: MKQQIRVFLRMGLLLICGICSAKEKFKHVEYYVWNRLAEKAIDKKAIKNVSILYYFKLVPDKEGHLKPSKEYVAQLAKLKSAKGIKTELWLGLGTLDNIAKDPEKQDVFIKDLHSLCRTYLFQGIDVDWEGEHIDNDDYTRILKRLSKEFRPSRKIAISVGTYGHYIVKARMTKEYADYVNIQCYYSTTNSWSVKQMGDILQSFHSKSSVPKSRILLGLPLYGALDARKHGSEGGTAYRTMIEQGADSRKNTWKEPSSGKVNHYSGVPLIKEKTRYARDNGYAGVFTWEISLDVPYESKDSILKAIDEVIQKGR; this comes from the coding sequence ATGAAACAGCAAATCAGAGTTTTCCTGAGAATGGGGCTTTTGCTTATCTGTGGCATCTGCAGTGCCAAAGAGAAGTTTAAACACGTGGAATACTACGTTTGGAATAGGCTCGCGGAAAAAGCGATTGATAAGAAGGCTATTAAAAATGTCAGCATACTCTACTACTTTAAGCTTGTCCCGGATAAGGAAGGACACCTTAAACCGAGTAAGGAATATGTCGCGCAGCTGGCCAAGCTCAAGAGTGCTAAGGGTATAAAAACCGAACTCTGGCTTGGATTGGGTACCCTTGACAATATCGCGAAAGACCCAGAAAAACAGGATGTGTTTATCAAGGATCTTCACTCTTTGTGCAGGACCTACCTCTTCCAAGGTATTGATGTCGACTGGGAAGGTGAGCATATTGACAACGATGACTACACGCGAATTCTCAAACGACTGTCGAAGGAGTTCAGACCCTCCAGAAAGATAGCGATCTCGGTCGGCACCTACGGGCATTACATCGTCAAAGCGAGGATGACAAAGGAGTATGCGGATTACGTAAATATTCAGTGCTACTACAGCACTACCAACAGCTGGTCGGTGAAGCAGATGGGAGATATCCTGCAGTCGTTTCACTCCAAATCTTCCGTGCCGAAATCCAGGATTCTACTTGGTCTTCCACTCTATGGTGCACTCGATGCCCGCAAGCACGGCAGCGAAGGTGGTACTGCTTATCGCACCATGATTGAGCAGGGGGCTGATTCCAGAAAGAATACATGGAAGGAACCGTCTTCAGGAAAGGTCAATCACTACAGCGGTGTTCCTCTGATAAAGGAAAAGACCCGCTACGCCAGAGATAACGGATATGCAGGTGTTTTTACCTGGGAGATCTCTTTGGATGTTCCCTATGAATCGAAAGATTCCATTCTTAAGGCTATCGACGAGGTGATACAGAAAGGTAGATAG
- a CDS encoding diacylglycerol kinase, producing the protein MHHNKPPNKGFLRFTHTIRYSIDGLKDAWKYEESFRQEAIGFLVLSPFAFFLGNTLIDYVLLLGSLWFLLIVELLNSAIEAAIDRIGPELHPLSKRAKDIGSAAVMLTILMACAIWISYLINWL; encoded by the coding sequence ATGCATCATAATAAACCTCCTAATAAAGGTTTTCTTCGTTTTACCCACACTATTCGTTACTCTATTGATGGCCTTAAAGATGCCTGGAAATATGAAGAATCCTTTCGTCAAGAAGCCATCGGCTTTCTAGTTCTAAGTCCTTTCGCCTTTTTTTTAGGCAATACTCTTATCGATTATGTACTACTCTTGGGTAGCCTATGGTTCTTGCTTATCGTTGAATTATTAAACTCAGCAATTGAAGCGGCTATTGATCGTATTGGTCCCGAGTTACATCCACTCTCTAAGCGAGCCAAAGATATCGGCTCTGCAGCCGTAATGCTTACGATTTTAATGGCCTGTGCTATATGGATTTCGTATTTAATTAACTGGCTTTAA
- a CDS encoding type II toxin-antitoxin system ParD family antitoxin yields the protein MSTRNISLTEHYDQFVASSVTTGRYQNASEVVRAGLRLLEDRENEQQLKLKNLQNITQASFKAMDKGEFSSRSFDDIADSIVCLSINEKHG from the coding sequence ATGTCTACACGAAATATCAGCCTTACTGAACACTACGACCAATTCGTAGCAAGTTCGGTAACCACAGGTCGTTACCAAAATGCAAGCGAAGTAGTTCGTGCGGGTTTACGCTTACTAGAAGATAGAGAAAACGAACAACAACTAAAGTTGAAAAATTTACAAAATATAACTCAAGCATCCTTTAAGGCTATGGATAAGGGTGAATTTTCTTCTCGTTCATTCGATGATATTGCTGATAGTATTGTATGTCTATCGATCAATGAGAAACATGGATGA
- the cysN gene encoding sulfate adenylyltransferase subunit CysN gives MSHSSDLIAEDIHAYLKEHENKELLRFLTCGSVDDGKSTLIGRLLYDSKMIYEDQLAAIQKDSSKYNTTNEDFDLALLTDGLQAEREQGITIDVAYRYFSTNNRKFIIGDTPGHEQYTRNMATGASTCDLAIILIDARHGIQTQTRRHSYIVSLLGIKHVVIAVNKMDIEIDGEVFNEDVYNKIVSDYTSIAAELGIKDPIYVPMSALKGDNVVNKSTQTPWYKGQSLMEVLETVKISEDKNFENFRFPVQYVNRPNLNFRGFCGTISSGEIKPGDEIVSLPSGMTSKVKSIVTYDGELECGFAGQAVTLTTEDEIDISRGNMLVKKDDQPEVTNAFTADLVWMAEKALEPGREYYFKVGTKTVSGTISHIEYRTDVNTWEKQSVDSLQLNEIARCVVNLSEKMAVDEYKTCRATGAFIIIDRLSNTTMAAGMIASVLSSSEAEIRREFSEDELTLNAYVREQYPHWECIDISKLK, from the coding sequence ATGTCACATAGTTCAGATCTTATTGCAGAAGATATTCACGCTTATCTTAAAGAGCACGAAAACAAAGAGCTTCTCCGTTTTTTGACTTGTGGTAGCGTAGATGATGGGAAATCAACTCTCATTGGTCGTTTATTGTATGATTCAAAAATGATTTATGAGGATCAGTTAGCTGCGATTCAGAAAGATTCCAGTAAGTATAACACGACCAATGAAGACTTTGACTTAGCACTCCTTACAGACGGCTTACAAGCTGAGCGTGAGCAGGGGATTACAATTGATGTAGCCTATCGCTATTTCTCTACAAATAATCGCAAGTTTATCATTGGTGATACTCCTGGTCACGAGCAATACACTCGCAATATGGCTACAGGTGCTTCTACTTGTGATTTAGCCATTATTCTGATTGATGCTCGTCATGGTATTCAAACTCAGACTAGACGTCATAGTTACATCGTTTCACTACTTGGCATTAAGCATGTTGTGATTGCGGTAAACAAGATGGATATCGAGATTGATGGTGAAGTTTTCAACGAAGATGTTTATAACAAAATCGTTTCCGACTACACAAGCATTGCCGCTGAGCTTGGTATCAAAGATCCCATTTATGTTCCTATGTCCGCTCTCAAAGGTGATAACGTAGTGAACAAGAGTACACAGACACCATGGTACAAGGGTCAATCATTGATGGAAGTCCTTGAGACAGTTAAAATTTCTGAAGATAAGAATTTTGAAAACTTCCGCTTCCCAGTGCAGTATGTGAATCGTCCCAACTTAAACTTCCGTGGTTTCTGCGGAACAATTTCCTCAGGCGAAATTAAGCCAGGTGATGAGATTGTTTCACTTCCTTCGGGCATGACAAGCAAAGTCAAAAGCATTGTCACTTATGATGGTGAACTCGAATGCGGTTTTGCGGGTCAAGCAGTAACACTCACAACTGAAGACGAAATTGACATCAGTCGTGGAAATATGCTCGTGAAAAAAGATGATCAGCCTGAAGTGACAAATGCTTTTACTGCCGATCTTGTTTGGATGGCAGAAAAAGCTCTTGAGCCTGGTCGTGAGTACTACTTCAAAGTGGGTACAAAGACTGTCTCTGGTACCATTAGTCACATTGAGTATCGTACTGATGTGAATACTTGGGAAAAGCAGTCAGTTGATTCATTACAGTTAAACGAAATTGCTCGCTGTGTTGTTAATCTCAGTGAAAAAATGGCTGTTGACGAATATAAAACTTGCCGTGCAACGGGGGCTTTCATTATTATTGATCGCCTCAGTAACACAACTATGGCAGCTGGCATGATTGCCTCTGTACTCAGTTCTTCTGAAGCAGAGATCAGACGTGAATTTAGCGAAGATGAATTAACACTTAATGCTTACGTACGTGAACAATACCCTCACTGGGAATGTATTGACATAAGTAAACTTAAGTAA
- a CDS encoding type II toxin-antitoxin system RelE/ParE family toxin, with the protein MSYTLVLSKQAEVDLLDVLQYTFDSFGERQYWIYRDLIKETIALITETPLHVASRSRHELAADARTYHISNPKSRASHFLLYRINENEQQIELGRILHETVDIERQLPTNFE; encoded by the coding sequence ATGAGTTACACACTTGTTCTTTCAAAACAAGCTGAAGTCGATTTACTAGATGTATTACAATATACATTTGACAGTTTTGGCGAACGTCAATACTGGATTTACCGTGATTTAATTAAAGAAACCATAGCTCTCATTACTGAAACCCCTTTACATGTAGCTTCTCGTTCACGCCATGAATTGGCTGCAGATGCTAGAACTTATCATATCAGTAACCCTAAATCCAGGGCTTCTCATTTTTTACTTTACCGTATCAACGAAAATGAACAGCAAATAGAATTAGGCCGTATTCTTCATGAAACTGTTGATATTGAAAGACAGTTACCTACTAATTTCGAATAG
- a CDS encoding transposase — translation MAHNRVKESCSDQAVYYLVTNRVAGGRMLIKDQEKLKLKELLFAGCARFSYQVIDYVFMDNHFHLLIKIPATAEMSKVELLERYRLHKQNDEINFISSIQRNDFREKIHDISFIIGNFEQRFVQWFNKEHSSWGRLFGQRFDSEMIEVSAQSDSLLRVMAYISLNPVRAGIVLDPKDFHFCGYSDRLAGGDVGKLDHEFFDVFCRGIEAHVTRDKQKHFREVLRAYMLGLRCYKNADSKTVKEYLLTESSSLPEALQWDDLFIHKCRFFTKCLVIGSEAFVREKLAKFSGKMKWKRIHEPYTEAEWNDIYSLKPRRRRASVG, via the coding sequence ATGGCTCACAATCGCGTTAAGGAATCTTGTTCGGATCAAGCAGTTTATTATTTAGTAACTAATCGTGTTGCTGGTGGTCGCATGTTAATCAAAGATCAGGAAAAACTGAAGCTTAAAGAATTACTTTTTGCGGGATGCGCAAGATTCAGTTATCAAGTAATTGATTATGTCTTTATGGATAATCATTTTCATTTATTGATTAAAATTCCAGCTACTGCTGAAATGAGTAAGGTAGAATTGTTAGAGCGTTATCGTCTTCATAAACAGAATGATGAGATTAATTTTATTAGCTCAATACAAAGAAATGATTTCAGGGAAAAGATCCACGATATTTCATTTATTATTGGAAACTTTGAACAGAGATTCGTTCAATGGTTCAACAAAGAGCACAGCTCTTGGGGGCGCTTGTTTGGACAACGATTTGATTCGGAAATGATTGAGGTTTCAGCTCAATCGGATTCTTTACTTCGGGTCATGGCTTATATATCTTTGAATCCAGTACGAGCTGGAATTGTTTTAGATCCAAAAGACTTTCATTTCTGTGGATATTCAGATCGTTTGGCAGGAGGAGATGTTGGAAAATTAGATCACGAGTTCTTTGATGTGTTTTGTCGTGGAATTGAAGCTCATGTCACTAGAGATAAGCAAAAGCATTTTAGAGAGGTTTTGAGGGCTTATATGCTCGGCTTACGGTGTTATAAGAATGCCGATTCAAAAACTGTAAAGGAATATCTGCTAACAGAATCTAGTTCGCTTCCGGAGGCTCTCCAGTGGGATGATCTTTTTATTCACAAATGCAGGTTCTTCACCAAATGCCTGGTCATTGGTTCGGAAGCGTTTGTTCGGGAGAAGTTGGCTAAGTTCTCAGGCAAGATGAAATGGAAGAGAATTCATGAGCCTTACACTGAGGCTGAATGGAATGATATTTATTCTCTCAAGCCTCGACGACGGAGAGCCTCCGTTGGCTGA
- a CDS encoding rhomboid family intramembrane serine protease, with amino-acid sequence MAKMKFWERFKISFRWVASLLVFMGLLEFVNHMTHYALSVNGGIIPREPSRLWAIFSAPFLHFSPEHYLLNSISFAILGGLVVLEDRRIFVKLTLFSCFFAGLAVWCVGRPASVHAGSSLLIFAYFGFVVASGWFAKNWKAFFLAILIGLLYGGMVFQVLPTEGFISWESHLFGMIAGVLFAKILGKRQR; translated from the coding sequence ATGGCGAAAATGAAGTTTTGGGAAAGGTTTAAAATATCTTTTCGTTGGGTAGCCTCACTCCTGGTTTTTATGGGCCTATTAGAGTTTGTGAATCACATGACTCATTATGCCTTGAGTGTCAATGGTGGGATTATCCCCCGTGAGCCTTCACGACTGTGGGCAATATTTAGCGCACCCTTTTTACATTTCTCTCCAGAACATTATTTACTCAATAGTATTTCATTCGCCATATTGGGTGGCTTGGTAGTCTTAGAAGATCGCCGTATTTTTGTTAAGCTAACGCTCTTTAGCTGTTTTTTTGCGGGACTCGCAGTGTGGTGTGTGGGGCGACCCGCTTCAGTTCATGCGGGTTCGAGTCTATTGATCTTTGCTTATTTTGGCTTTGTCGTCGCTTCGGGATGGTTTGCTAAAAATTGGAAAGCCTTTTTTCTGGCAATTTTGATTGGCTTACTCTATGGAGGCATGGTCTTTCAAGTCTTGCCCACCGAGGGCTTTATCTCATGGGAGAGTCATTTATTTGGAATGATCGCAGGGGTTTTATTTGCCAAGATATTAGGGAAACGTCAACGTTAG
- the arsB gene encoding ACR3 family arsenite efflux transporter — protein MTSDIPCEPKMTSLFERYLSLWIVLCIVLGIIIGKLAPNLAKTLDSLSINVNGAPVVSIPIAICLFFMMYPIMVKIDFSSVVKAGKSGKPVFLTLFINWCIAPFTMYAISWLFLGFLLKGMIGAEAMDIVKMPFGLNLSVGAQHGAGTVVLQEGIKMLEIPLWRSYFAGCVLLGIAPCTAMVLVWGYLAKANNGLTLVMVAINSLAMLLLYGFLSSFLLGLGKLPIPWQALFLSVTIYVALPLIAGYFSRKWIIAKKGIDWFNEKFLHRLTPITISALLLTLVLLFSFKGETILANPLTILWISIPLFLHTVLIFTFGYILAKFFKLKYEDAAPVAMIGASNHFEVAIATAAMLFGLASGAALATVVGVLIEVPLMLMLVKVCRSSQGWFKYGKNKDS, from the coding sequence ATGACTAGCGATATACCTTGTGAACCTAAAATGACTAGCCTTTTTGAACGCTATCTAAGTTTATGGATTGTTCTTTGTATTGTCCTTGGCATCATCATTGGTAAGCTGGCTCCAAATCTGGCAAAAACGCTCGATTCATTATCCATCAATGTTAATGGTGCACCTGTAGTTTCTATCCCTATTGCGATATGCCTCTTCTTTATGATGTATCCTATCATGGTAAAAATCGATTTTTCTAGTGTGGTAAAAGCAGGAAAAAGTGGCAAACCAGTTTTCCTTACGCTATTCATCAACTGGTGTATCGCACCATTCACCATGTACGCCATATCTTGGCTATTTCTCGGTTTTTTACTAAAAGGAATGATTGGTGCCGAGGCTATGGATATAGTGAAGATGCCTTTCGGTCTTAATCTATCCGTAGGTGCTCAACATGGCGCGGGAACTGTCGTTCTTCAAGAAGGCATTAAAATGCTTGAGATCCCCCTGTGGCGCAGTTATTTTGCTGGCTGTGTTTTACTGGGGATTGCTCCCTGTACTGCCATGGTACTAGTGTGGGGCTATCTGGCAAAGGCTAATAATGGATTAACCTTAGTGATGGTAGCGATCAACTCTTTAGCTATGCTGCTTCTATATGGCTTTCTAAGTAGTTTTTTACTAGGACTTGGTAAGCTTCCTATTCCCTGGCAGGCACTGTTTCTGTCAGTGACAATTTATGTAGCCTTACCACTCATCGCGGGCTACTTTTCAAGAAAGTGGATTATCGCCAAGAAGGGTATTGATTGGTTTAATGAGAAGTTCCTACACAGACTGACTCCGATTACAATTTCAGCCTTGCTCTTAACACTGGTTCTATTGTTCAGCTTCAAAGGCGAAACCATACTTGCCAATCCCTTAACTATTCTATGGATTTCTATTCCACTTTTTTTACACACTGTGCTTATCTTTACGTTTGGATATATCTTGGCTAAATTCTTTAAGCTCAAGTATGAAGATGCTGCACCCGTGGCGATGATTGGTGCCTCGAATCATTTTGAAGTCGCAATTGCCACCGCGGCCATGCTCTTTGGACTTGCTTCCGGTGCCGCACTAGCCACAGTAGTTGGCGTTCTGATTGAGGTGCCGCTCATGCTGATGCTAGTCAAAGTCTGTCGCTCAAGTCAAGGATGGTTTAAGTATGGGAAAAATAAAGACTCATAA
- a CDS encoding vWA domain-containing protein: MTFANPAALWAFLSIFPLIALYFFKVRPQKKSTSALFLWNQIFEEKKQNGLFKNLRDLISLLILLLAFAAIILAMAKPTINWDDQTQNLVIIIDNSASMANLEEGKSRLDLAKARAENIVKSLSSSQTALITSISDSLQINVDSTSNRRSLLKGIDGIAQSQAPLKSQELSAITKNKGIIPNSRFIFISDSCFQGYQETAELELLKIGSKTSNIGITAFDIRPIPGKQNQLGIFFQVFSSYEQRQELELHLAQGEADQIVKIIPITIEPGLNAAKVLYLKDSRYGAWFLKLLVSDSLASDNIAYAQVDPPSPVRIQLDLDKNEAFFQRCVDSFHSAGQVMKAVNQSPEIIISSNGKNTGVNKIIFAPKGKSPFWEGDASPLESATPRVLLADHPAIKFCPLDTLDFEGAQKISAPENSIILVESTDHTPLLYKTTVDNTTAFVINMDPAKAQLYFNIYFPVMIYSLSYDLIGRDTLKKSNYLTGEILNISSPQKLIGPKGPKDTINNLAKLNEAGFYSITSDKKEEQIAVSLNNKFESRIFNTLSQSTVKAIDSSFPISDALMILALVLICSEAMLYHRRKLG, translated from the coding sequence ATGACCTTTGCGAATCCCGCAGCTCTCTGGGCATTTTTATCTATCTTTCCGCTTATTGCTCTCTATTTTTTCAAAGTACGTCCACAAAAGAAATCGACTTCGGCGCTTTTTTTATGGAATCAAATTTTTGAAGAAAAAAAACAAAATGGTTTATTCAAGAATCTGCGTGACCTCATCAGTCTTTTGATTCTGCTCTTGGCCTTTGCCGCGATCATTTTAGCCATGGCAAAACCCACTATCAATTGGGATGACCAAACACAAAACCTCGTCATCATTATTGATAATAGTGCCAGTATGGCAAATCTTGAAGAAGGTAAGTCACGCTTAGATCTCGCTAAAGCACGTGCCGAAAATATCGTCAAGAGTCTTTCCAGCTCACAGACGGCACTCATCACCTCAATCTCCGACTCTTTACAAATCAATGTGGACTCCACTAGCAATCGCCGCAGTTTATTAAAGGGGATCGATGGCATTGCTCAAAGTCAGGCTCCCTTAAAATCTCAAGAACTCAGTGCCATTACAAAAAATAAAGGCATCATTCCAAATTCGCGTTTTATCTTTATTTCAGACAGCTGCTTTCAGGGCTACCAAGAAACAGCTGAGCTTGAGCTCTTGAAAATTGGCTCTAAAACTTCGAATATTGGTATTACGGCTTTCGATATCAGGCCCATCCCTGGAAAACAAAATCAATTAGGCATCTTTTTTCAAGTCTTTAGTAGCTATGAACAAAGACAAGAGCTGGAACTTCACCTTGCTCAAGGTGAAGCCGACCAAATCGTGAAAATCATCCCTATCACTATCGAACCAGGACTTAATGCCGCTAAGGTTCTCTACCTCAAAGATTCGCGTTATGGCGCTTGGTTTCTCAAACTTCTTGTTAGTGATTCCCTAGCATCAGATAATATTGCCTACGCTCAAGTCGATCCACCTTCACCGGTGCGCATTCAATTAGACCTCGATAAAAATGAAGCCTTTTTCCAACGTTGCGTTGACTCATTCCATAGTGCCGGACAAGTTATGAAAGCCGTTAATCAATCCCCCGAGATTATCATTTCTTCCAATGGCAAGAATACCGGCGTCAATAAAATAATTTTTGCGCCCAAGGGTAAGTCCCCCTTTTGGGAAGGAGACGCCAGTCCACTAGAATCGGCCACACCAAGAGTGCTTTTAGCTGATCACCCCGCCATCAAATTTTGTCCTTTAGATACGCTAGATTTTGAAGGTGCCCAGAAAATCTCCGCTCCCGAAAATTCAATTATTCTTGTTGAAAGTACCGACCACACTCCCTTGCTCTATAAAACTACGGTCGATAATACCACCGCCTTTGTCATCAACATGGATCCTGCCAAAGCACAGCTCTACTTCAATATCTATTTCCCCGTTATGATTTATTCACTCTCCTATGATTTGATTGGCCGTGATACGCTTAAAAAATCTAATTACTTAACGGGAGAAATCCTAAATATTTCTAGTCCGCAAAAGCTCATCGGTCCCAAAGGTCCCAAAGATACAATCAATAACCTCGCCAAACTCAATGAGGCCGGCTTCTACTCCATCACTTCAGATAAGAAAGAAGAACAAATTGCCGTCTCTTTAAACAACAAATTTGAATCACGTATTTTTAATACACTGAGTCAATCAACGGTGAAAGCCATTGATTCCAGCTTCCCCATAAGTGACGCCCTCATGATTCTCGCACTCGTACTCATTTGCAGTGAAGCTATGCTCTACCACAGAAGGAAGCTCGGATAA